The Streptomyces sp. NBC_01275 genome has a segment encoding these proteins:
- a CDS encoding enhanced serine sensitivity protein SseB: MDFPPADFPADFSADFPAQAHPHSHGGWPGNELEEVLSASLGVPGAGGRIVEVLGRSFVWVPLPSGGGPHSGPLDLPTLELDGQVYVPVFSSEEQFRQVAGAHLSYTIAPAVEFARGLPPQVGIMVNPEGLVGIPLPPPAVAELCRAGRTPLDGPATGGRVRLFEPDWQDDPIDFLTAASAEFDAAGVVLTARRCLAAVETADPVMFVGVELSQLSQSSPLSPLDGDLREIPLDALGRAMGRVPVRWPVNLILLDMAQDPVGQWMRDRVRPFYQR; encoded by the coding sequence ATGGACTTCCCCCCGGCGGACTTCCCGGCGGATTTCTCCGCGGATTTCCCGGCGCAGGCGCACCCTCATTCGCACGGCGGATGGCCCGGCAACGAGCTGGAGGAGGTGCTCTCCGCCTCCCTCGGCGTGCCGGGAGCCGGCGGCCGCATCGTGGAGGTGCTCGGCCGCAGCTTCGTCTGGGTGCCCCTGCCCAGCGGCGGCGGCCCGCACAGCGGCCCCCTCGATCTGCCCACCCTGGAGCTGGACGGCCAGGTGTACGTGCCCGTGTTCAGCTCCGAGGAGCAGTTCCGTCAGGTCGCCGGCGCGCATCTGTCGTACACGATCGCGCCGGCCGTGGAGTTCGCCCGGGGGCTGCCCCCGCAGGTCGGCATCATGGTGAACCCGGAGGGCCTGGTCGGCATCCCGCTGCCCCCGCCGGCGGTCGCCGAGCTGTGCCGGGCGGGCCGGACCCCGCTGGACGGTCCCGCGACCGGCGGTCGGGTGCGGCTCTTCGAGCCCGACTGGCAGGACGACCCGATCGACTTCCTCACCGCCGCCTCGGCCGAGTTCGACGCGGCGGGCGTGGTCCTCACCGCCCGCCGCTGCCTGGCCGCCGTCGAGACGGCGGACCCGGTGATGTTCGTGGGCGTGGAGCTGTCCCAACTGTCCCAGTCATCCCCGTTGTCCCCGCTGGACGGCGATCTGCGTGAGATCCCCCTCGACGCGCTGGGCCGCGCCATGGGCCGCGTCCCGGTCCGCTGGCCGGTCAACCTGATCCTCCTGGACATGGCCCAGGACCCGGTGGGCCAGTGGATGAGGGACCGCGTCCGCCCCTTCTACCAACGCTAG
- a CDS encoding enhanced serine sensitivity protein SseB C-terminal domain-containing protein yields MLRQVTPGRYDAYEALLRALATPASGQVWMLLWHGQAGSPDAQYGNMEVEGHGYAPCVTSAQELSASGWNRSYEVVDGVDVARTLYPDHYGLWLNPHAPGGGVGIPWLDLRRIATGLDRQPAGPLRLSEPGIEIPQFYALLAQNAHRTQAVRALRRAWVQPALGAPYLAVGLDVYDTSPPAVDAVRAMMQQSIGAVPEGLPVSTVAMTDEYDPVVMWMRANARPFYDREAHAPAPAQAPAGGYGYPPTGRY; encoded by the coding sequence ATGCTGCGCCAGGTCACGCCCGGGCGTTACGACGCCTACGAGGCGCTCCTGCGCGCGCTCGCGACCCCCGCCTCCGGCCAGGTCTGGATGCTCCTGTGGCACGGTCAGGCGGGTTCCCCCGACGCCCAGTACGGGAACATGGAAGTGGAGGGCCACGGCTACGCCCCCTGCGTCACCTCCGCCCAGGAGCTCTCGGCCAGCGGCTGGAACCGGTCCTACGAGGTCGTCGACGGGGTCGACGTGGCCCGCACGCTCTACCCCGACCACTACGGCCTCTGGCTCAACCCGCACGCCCCCGGCGGCGGCGTCGGCATCCCCTGGCTGGACCTGCGCCGCATCGCGACCGGCCTGGACCGCCAGCCCGCCGGCCCCCTGCGCCTGTCCGAACCCGGCATCGAGATCCCGCAGTTCTACGCCCTGCTCGCGCAGAACGCCCACCGCACCCAGGCGGTCCGCGCCCTGCGCCGTGCCTGGGTCCAGCCGGCCCTGGGCGCGCCCTACCTGGCCGTGGGGCTCGACGTGTACGACACCTCTCCGCCGGCCGTGGACGCCGTACGGGCGATGATGCAGCAGTCCATCGGCGCGGTCCCGGAAGGGCTGCCGGTGTCGACGGTGGCGATGACCGACGAGTACGACCCGGTGGTGATGTGGATGCGCGCCAACGCCCGGCCGTTCTACGACCGCGAGGCCCACGCCCCCGCTCCGGCCCAGGCGCCCGCGGGCGGTTACGGCTATCCGCCCACCGGTCGCTACTGA
- a CDS encoding AAA family ATPase: MNRTTARTTAFATGSAIALPAQPTAPAREACAPRPAPVVRDLRERAGHSPHGLLFGPRDLVVVTGLPGSGKSTLMRRAVRGARIDSQDTRDRWDARAPRLLPYALYRPLVRLAHYAGLRRALRGGEGVVVHDCGTQTWVRDWLARAARRRGGTLHLLLLDVTPDAALEGQRERGRGVSRYAFLRHRRAAARLIRSVEQGRLPEGCGSAVLLDRDAADTLHRIAFTA; this comes from the coding sequence GTGAACAGGACCACGGCGAGGACCACGGCGTTCGCGACCGGCTCGGCGATCGCGCTGCCCGCGCAACCCACGGCGCCGGCCCGGGAGGCGTGCGCCCCGCGGCCCGCGCCCGTCGTCCGCGATCTGCGCGAGCGAGCCGGCCACAGCCCGCACGGCCTGCTCTTCGGCCCCCGTGACCTGGTCGTGGTCACCGGTCTGCCCGGGAGCGGCAAGTCCACGCTGATGCGGCGGGCGGTGCGGGGCGCGCGCATCGACTCCCAGGACACCCGCGACCGCTGGGACGCGCGCGCCCCCCGCCTCCTGCCCTACGCCCTCTACCGGCCCCTGGTGCGCCTCGCCCACTACGCCGGACTGCGCCGGGCGCTGCGCGGCGGCGAGGGCGTCGTCGTGCACGACTGCGGTACGCAGACCTGGGTGCGCGACTGGCTGGCCCGCGCGGCCCGCCGCCGCGGCGGCACCCTGCACCTGCTCCTCCTCGACGTCACCCCGGACGCGGCTCTCGAGGGCCAGCGCGAGCGCGGACGGGGCGTCTCCCGGTACGCGTTCCTGCGCCACCGCAGGGCGGCCGCCCGTCTGATCCGCTCGGTGGAACAGGGCCGCCTCCCCGAAGGCTGCGGCTCGGCAGTCCTCCTGGACCGCGACGCGGCGGACACCCTCCACCGAATCGCCTTCACGGCCTGA